The following coding sequences lie in one Mucilaginibacter sp. KACC 22773 genomic window:
- a CDS encoding two-component regulator propeller domain-containing protein, giving the protein MKKLLFITAFLLLKYNADSSPLPMSYLGIEQGLSNNTVTTIFKDKFGFMWFGTLDGLNRFDGYTFKKFRNKINDPASLPENTITALEQDQLDQIWVGTRLGIGILDSKTLRFSRITYQSGSAGALAPVPVDKVINVLKKDLSGNMMIGATDAGLMIYYKNAAFAVEVPLLNAEKKQQWKYTVTALAILNDRSIWLVVDNIGLCRFLPGKNIVEPVSGPLPLANRMKQGPDGNLWISTNGGMFSFNTITSQLKHQAFDNKALDNIKVFDFYFDKTKTLWLATDGLGVGTVNIFGGGQCTLIQQQDAGTLSSNSVYSLYEDNQSRKWIGTLRGGISVIDPKKNQFITVVHQPYNKNSLVSNFTFSFGEDAGHNIWIGTDGSGISVWNRGKNTFTTFQHDDNNPRSLSSNRVSSIIKDKQNQVWVATFGGGVDIYDPGAHLFKNVPFQKSANSRKSVWKIYQDAGDKIWATLLRGEKAGVERERLFYFDRAAGEFVSAGFDVKDDVLSMTDDGEGNLWLGSFKNLVRVNKQTGQSAVIQSNIAVRSLLVAHGTLFIGTHGKGLMTYELATGKIAFYNENNGLPNNTILNIENDAKGNIWMSTFNGLSKLKLATKKFENYYGSDGLQSSQFYFNASGKLASGELLFGGIKGFNIFHPDSIRRFYNFPDLLITQVNIENENVNANNAYIKNAVNIYDIDKIQLPYDKAVLSMEYVALEYSLPEKIQYAYYLQGWDKSWNYVNNARVLNYSRLSEGNYTLHIKATNGYGVWNTKEKIVSITVLPPWFRSWWAYLLYMGMISASVYGYIYYHKKENQLHYEVKLANLKVEKEKELNEKKIAFFTNISHEFRTPLTLIANPIKELLQNNGKNIDLIDLSSVYRNARRLLGLVDRLLLFRSTDNELTELKKEWVSLSDIAREVFSCFNNQAKAKHLDYQLHIDQEILACIDREKIEIVLFNLLSNALKFTPDHGKVAMYIREVNDKVEIEVHDSGHGISAEAGERLFEKFYREEATDRANQSGFGIGLFLAKKYVDIHNGHLSYTSTPGDGTVFKIELPGADAITKPLEVTKPVFHSSAFEILNEAIIDHEPGLLKEPEKPDHVSELMESIVKDKPSVLIIDDDGDIRQYLRKLLKDSYNVYEAKDTVEGLEIVMQADPDIIVCDVVIKEFSGIEFCSKLKDSPSFSHIPVILLTGSSSPEIKLKGVECGADDYITKPFENDLLVARIKSILKGRNTLKQFFLNEVTLKSNNLKIPEEYSYFLTKCISLIEKHLDDENFSVSVFTREMGMSRSNLFRKVKAISGLNISEFIRHIKLRKAAELMIQSDLQIKEVAYKIGFQDVRYFREQFCKLFEMNPSDFIRKYRKTFVKSYNLGAGMAPENTR; this is encoded by the coding sequence ATGAAGAAATTGCTTTTTATAACCGCGTTTTTACTGTTAAAGTATAATGCAGATTCGTCCCCGCTTCCCATGTCGTACCTGGGGATTGAGCAGGGCCTGTCAAACAATACCGTAACCACCATTTTTAAAGATAAATTTGGGTTTATGTGGTTTGGTACCCTCGACGGTCTTAACAGGTTTGACGGCTATACCTTTAAAAAATTCAGGAATAAAATAAATGACCCGGCAAGTTTGCCCGAAAATACCATCACAGCCCTGGAGCAGGACCAGCTGGACCAGATTTGGGTTGGCACCCGCCTGGGAATCGGTATCCTGGATAGTAAAACGCTTCGTTTTTCGCGGATAACTTACCAATCCGGCTCAGCGGGCGCCTTGGCCCCGGTACCGGTTGATAAAGTGATTAACGTGTTGAAAAAGGATTTGTCGGGCAATATGATGATCGGGGCAACAGATGCCGGTTTAATGATCTATTATAAAAATGCGGCGTTTGCTGTTGAGGTACCCTTGTTAAATGCCGAAAAAAAACAGCAATGGAAATACACTGTAACCGCGCTTGCAATCCTTAACGACCGTAGTATTTGGCTCGTTGTTGATAATATTGGTTTATGCAGGTTTTTACCCGGCAAAAATATAGTGGAGCCGGTTAGTGGCCCGCTTCCGCTGGCTAACCGCATGAAGCAAGGGCCCGATGGTAACCTTTGGATAAGCACAAACGGCGGCATGTTTTCATTTAATACCATAACCAGCCAGCTTAAGCACCAGGCCTTTGATAATAAGGCGCTTGATAATATCAAAGTATTTGATTTTTACTTTGATAAAACTAAAACCCTATGGCTGGCAACCGATGGTTTGGGTGTGGGCACTGTAAATATCTTTGGCGGGGGCCAGTGCACCCTTATCCAGCAGCAGGATGCCGGCACGCTTTCAAGTAACTCGGTTTATTCCCTTTACGAGGATAACCAAAGCCGTAAATGGATTGGCACGTTAAGGGGAGGGATTAGTGTTATCGACCCGAAGAAAAACCAGTTCATAACCGTTGTTCATCAGCCTTATAATAAAAACAGCCTGGTATCTAATTTTACATTTTCGTTTGGTGAGGATGCAGGCCATAACATCTGGATTGGCACAGATGGTTCGGGTATTAGTGTATGGAACAGGGGCAAAAATACATTCACTACCTTCCAGCACGATGATAATAATCCGCGGTCGTTAAGCAGTAACCGGGTTTCATCAATTATTAAAGATAAACAAAACCAGGTATGGGTAGCCACATTTGGGGGCGGGGTTGATATTTATGATCCGGGCGCTCATTTGTTTAAAAACGTGCCGTTTCAAAAAAGTGCGAACAGCAGAAAATCCGTTTGGAAAATTTACCAGGATGCCGGCGACAAAATTTGGGCTACGCTTTTAAGGGGCGAAAAAGCAGGGGTTGAGCGCGAAAGGCTTTTTTATTTTGATAGGGCCGCGGGAGAATTTGTTTCGGCAGGTTTTGATGTTAAAGACGACGTGCTGTCGATGACCGATGACGGTGAGGGCAATTTGTGGCTGGGCAGTTTTAAAAACCTGGTGCGGGTTAATAAACAAACAGGGCAGTCAGCGGTAATACAGTCAAATATTGCAGTACGCAGTTTGCTTGTTGCCCATGGCACCTTATTTATTGGTACCCACGGGAAAGGTTTAATGACATATGAACTGGCTACCGGGAAAATAGCCTTTTATAATGAAAACAACGGGCTGCCCAACAACACGATATTAAACATCGAAAACGATGCAAAGGGAAATATATGGATGAGCACCTTCAACGGCTTATCAAAATTAAAGCTCGCGACAAAAAAATTCGAAAATTACTATGGGTCAGACGGGCTGCAATCCAGCCAGTTTTATTTTAATGCATCCGGAAAATTGGCGTCGGGCGAGTTGCTTTTTGGCGGGATAAAAGGGTTTAATATTTTTCACCCGGATAGCATCAGGCGTTTTTACAACTTTCCGGATTTGCTGATAACGCAGGTTAATATTGAAAATGAAAACGTTAACGCCAATAATGCCTATATAAAAAACGCGGTTAATATTTACGATATCGATAAAATACAGTTACCGTATGATAAAGCCGTACTTTCTATGGAGTATGTGGCCCTGGAGTATTCGCTCCCCGAAAAAATACAGTATGCCTATTACCTGCAAGGCTGGGATAAAAGTTGGAACTACGTTAATAACGCGCGGGTTTTAAATTATTCAAGATTAAGCGAAGGCAATTACACCCTGCATATTAAAGCCACCAACGGCTATGGGGTATGGAATACAAAAGAAAAAATAGTATCCATTACCGTACTGCCGCCATGGTTCAGGAGCTGGTGGGCTTATTTGCTTTATATGGGTATGATATCCGCATCGGTTTACGGGTACATTTATTACCACAAAAAGGAAAATCAGCTGCACTATGAAGTTAAACTGGCCAACCTGAAGGTAGAAAAGGAAAAGGAGCTTAATGAAAAGAAGATAGCTTTTTTCACCAATATTTCGCACGAATTCCGCACCCCGCTCACACTTATTGCCAACCCGATAAAGGAATTACTACAAAATAACGGCAAAAACATCGACTTGATAGACCTGAGTTCGGTATACCGGAATGCCAGGAGGCTGCTGGGCCTTGTGGACAGGTTGCTGCTTTTCCGGTCGACAGATAATGAACTAACCGAATTGAAAAAAGAATGGGTAAGCCTGTCGGACATTGCCCGCGAGGTATTCTCCTGCTTTAACAACCAGGCTAAGGCAAAGCATCTTGATTATCAATTGCATATAGACCAGGAGATACTGGCCTGCATCGACAGGGAAAAAATTGAGATTGTGTTATTTAACTTACTTTCCAACGCCCTGAAATTCACGCCCGATCATGGCAAAGTAGCCATGTATATCCGGGAGGTAAATGATAAGGTTGAAATAGAAGTGCATGACAGCGGGCACGGAATTTCTGCAGAAGCGGGCGAACGCCTTTTTGAAAAGTTTTACCGCGAAGAAGCAACCGATAGGGCCAACCAAAGCGGATTTGGTATCGGTTTATTCCTTGCCAAAAAATATGTTGATATTCATAACGGCCATTTATCATACACCAGCACGCCGGGGGATGGAACAGTTTTCAAAATTGAGTTGCCAGGGGCAGATGCGATAACAAAACCCCTCGAGGTGACTAAACCGGTTTTTCATTCATCGGCGTTTGAGATCCTGAACGAAGCCATCATAGATCATGAACCCGGACTGCTAAAAGAGCCGGAAAAACCCGATCATGTAAGCGAATTGATGGAAAGCATTGTAAAGGACAAACCATCGGTACTGATTATTGATGATGACGGCGATATCCGCCAGTACCTTCGCAAGCTGCTTAAAGATTCCTACAACGTTTATGAAGCAAAAGATACTGTTGAGGGACTTGAGATTGTGATGCAGGCAGATCCTGACATCATTGTTTGCGATGTGGTAATCAAGGAATTCAGCGGGATTGAGTTTTGTTCAAAATTAAAAGATTCCCCCTCGTTTAGCCATATCCCGGTAATCCTTTTAACCGGCAGCTCTTCGCCCGAAATAAAGTTAAAGGGTGTTGAATGCGGTGCTGATGATTATATCACCAAACCCTTTGAAAACGACCTGCTGGTAGCCCGTATTAAAAGTATTTTAAAAGGCAGGAATACACTTAAGCAGTTTTTCCTGAACGAAGTGACGCTGAAGAGTAACAACTTAAAAATTCCGGAGGAATACAGCTATTTTTTAACAAAGTGTATTTCTTTGATCGAAAAACATTTGGATGATGAAAACTTTTCGGTATCCGTGTTCACCAGGGAAATGGGGATGAGCAGGTCTAATTTGTTCCGGAAGGTAAAGGCGATATCTGGTTTAAATATTTCCGAATTTATCAGGCATATTAAGCTCAGGAAAGCTGCCGAACTGATGATCCAAAGCGATTTGCAGATTAAAGAGGTGGCCTACAAAATCGGTTTCCAGGATGTAAGGTATTTCAGGGAACAATTTTGCAAGCTTTTTGAAATGAACCCGTCAGATTTTATCCGTAAATACCGGAAAACCTTTGTTAAAAGTTACAACCTGGGCGCCGGAATGGCGCCCGAAAATACCAGGTAG